Sequence from the Deltaproteobacteria bacterium genome:
AGGCGTAGGCGCCGTCGACGTTCTCCACGAAGGGGAAGTTGGCGACCATCATGGTGGGGATGATCATCACCTGATCGATCCCCATGAGGTCCATCTCGCGGAGACGCGCCTTCGGGTCGTAGGCGCCGGGGTGCTCGACATACTTCTTCTGCTCGGGCGTGAGCCCGATCTGCTGCAGCTTGCGCGCGATCTTCTTCGACATCTGCGGCCCGGCGAGGCAGATCGGATTGTAGCCCGGGAAGTCGTAGGCGGCGCCGCCGATCACCGGCGTCCGCCCGTTCAGCACCGCCTGGTGCTCGTCCTTCCAGTACGAGCGGCGCACCAGCTCGCGGTATGCGGGCTCGACGTAGTCGCGCCAGATCTCGTCGGGGTCGTTGACGTGTGCGTCACAGTCGAAGACGGGAAAGGTCTTGGTGACGCGCTGCTGCGCGTTCGTGCCGCTCATGGGGGTCCTCCGCGGGCGGCGATGCGCTGGCCGCCGCACCCTGCTTCTAGTGCGCGCGGAAGAGATGGGTCAAGGCCGTGACCGGGTGGCGCAGGTTCACCACGAGCGGCGCGATCAGCGCCCCTCCGCCGTCGGATACTGCCCCGTCCCGCTCACGAGATCGCGCCCGTACGCCTGCACCACTGGCAGCTCGCCCGGCTCGCGCGGCGGTGTCCGGCGCGCGAGCGCGCGCTCGACGTAGGGTGCCAGCTCCTCCGCCTTGCGCCGCTCGCGCGCCGCGTGCCGCTCCTTGAACTCCGGCATGACGCGCGCCGCGAACAGCTCGAGCGACGCGCAGATGTCCTCGTGCCGGTTGTTGCCGCCCTGCTGGATGAAGACGGTCTGATCGACCCCCGCCTCCTCGAACTGGTGCATGGCGCCGCGCACCTGCTCGGGCGTGCCGATGCCGCCGCTGCCCCCGGGCAGGGGGATCTGGTTCCCGCGGAAGAGCTCCCACACGTTCGTCCGCCCGGGGACGTGCCCGCCGAGGAGGTAGTAGTGCGCGAGGGCGAAGCCGAAGAACTGGAAGCCCTCGAGCCCGCGCCGCTCCGCCTCGGCCGGGTCGTCGTGGCAGCTGAAGCCGGTCACCATCGCGATGTTCGGGTTCACCGCCTGCGCGATCGGCGTGCACTCGCGCTTGAAGGTGTCGTAGTAGTCGGCCACCCAGTGCTTCGCCTCCGCCACGTCGACGAAGGCGAAGGTGAGGGCGCCGAGCCCGAGCTGCGCGGCCAGGTGGATCATGGGGCGCGAGGAGCAGGCGAGCCACATGGGCGGGTGCGGCTTCTGCACCGGCTTCGGCACCACGTTGCGCGGCGGCATCTTGAAGTACTTGCCATCGTAGCCGGGGTAGGGGGTTTGCGAGAGCATGAGCGCCACCTGCGCGACCGCCTCGCGCCACATGGCGCGCTTCTCGGTGGGCGGGATGCCGAAGCCCTCGAGCTCCATGCGCGAGGCGGACTCGCCGGTGCCGAACTCGACCCGCCCGCCCGAGACCAGGTCGAGCATCGCAATGCGCTCGGCGACGCGCGCGGGATGGTTGTAGCCGGGCGGCATGAGCACGATGCCGTGCCCGAGGCGGATGCGCTCGGTGCGTGCGGCGCAGGCGGCGAGGAAGACCTCGGGCGCCGGGGAGTGCGAGTACTCCTCGAGGAAGTGGTGCTCGACCTCCCAGGCGAAGTCGATGCCGAGGCGGTCGGCCAGCTCCACCTGCTCGAGCGCCTCGCGGATGAGGCGCGCCTCGCTGTCCTCCCGCCAGGGCCGGGGGAGCTGGTGCTCGTAGAAGATGCCGAACTGCATGGGCGCAGGTCCTCCAGCGGGCGACCGTACCCGGCCCGCGCGACGCCGGTCAAGCGACAGCGGCTGATTTCAGGTCGTAGTACTTCCGCGCGATCAGTTGGTGGGACACCATGTCAACTGCCGCCCCCGACTTTTCGAGCACCGTGTAGCCAACCAGCGGCTGGTAGCCCCGTGGCCCCTCTTCCATCTCGAGGAAGATCACCTCGTCGGCGATCCTCCTGAATCCTTCGATCTGGATCCACACCGGCCCATACACGTCGGCCGTGACGACGCGCTGATCGGCCGTCTCGAGCTGGACCGTGGCCGCAGCTTCCAGATCGCCCAGCTCCTCCCTCCAGGCGAGCGGGAGGACAAGTCCGGACGCCCCCGTGTCGACGAGTGCGCTGAAGCGCTTCCTGCGCGTCGGGTCGCGATCGTTCGTCACGGTGACCTGCACGATCACCTTCGCCAACCGTGGCCGCCTCCTCGGGATGAATGGCCGGACACTGTCCATACGCGCACCTCCTTGCAATGCCTGGAGCCGTCATATCATGGACGCACATGCCCACCACGCCTCGCGGGCCCGGTCCGGTCGCCGCCGTCCACCGCATCTTCATCGTGACGGCGCTCCTCTGCGCGCTCGCTTACGCCGCCTGGGAGCTGAACGAGATGGCCCGGACCGGGGAGGCGCTCGCCGGCCTGCGCGGGGCGCTGGGGCTCCTCGTCGCGGCCGGCACCGGCGTCTACCTCCGCAGCCTGCGCGGCCTCGGCGCCAAACTCACGCCGCGCGACTAGGAGCCCGGACGGACTCCTGGGCGGCAGGGAGTGGGCGGCGTTCGGCCGCGAGCGACACTATTTCGCCGCCGCGCCTGACGCGGCGCTCGCACCGGCGGGCGCGCGCGGGGGGCATGCGGGTTGCTCTGCCCGCCCCCCGTGCTCCGTTGCCGGCCCCTCGCCGCCCTCACCCAGGCGCTTGCCGTGACACTCGCCATGGCGCCGGTTGCCGGCGCCGGGAATCTGCTGAGTCCGGCCACGCCCGCGCCGCACTCGCTGCCGCGCGGCGTGGCGCGCGGGCGCACGCTCGCCCTCTCGCGGACGGCGCTCGCGGACTTGCGGACGCGGACGACGGCCGTGGTGCCGGGCTTCCCCCTGGGCGGCGACGCGACGGCGGACCTGGAGCTCCGGCGCTTCGAGCCGTTCGCGCCGGGGGCGCGCGTGGAGGCGGTGGACGACCGGGGTGTGCGCGAGGTGAAGCTGCCCGATCACGTCTACTTCACGGGCACGGTGCGCGGCGAGCCCGATTCGCGCGTGCTCCTGATCGCCGCCCGCGACCACGTGCGCGGGTTCGTGGCGGCGCACGACACGGTCTATCCCTTCGGCCCCGACCGCCGCGGCCGCCACCGGAGCTACGCGCTGCGCGACGTCGACCCGGCCGCCTACCCACCGCCCGGGAACTTCTGCGCCAACGACCGCCACCGCGACCAGGTGGACTCCCTGGTGGTGAACCGGGGCGCGCGTGCGGCCGCCGGCCTCGAGCCGCGCGTCGCGTACGCGTCCGCAGGGTTGGTCCAGGCCGACGCCGCCATCGACACCGACCACGAGCTGTGGGCCAAGTTCGGCTCCGATGCGGGGACGCTCGACTACCTGGCGTCGCTCGCCGCCGCCTCTTCGGCGATCGACGAGCGCGACCTGAGCGTGCGCCTCCGCTTCTCCTACATCCGTCTCTGGCCGACGGCGGCCGACCCGTGGAACGCCACCCTGCCCGACCAGCAACTCGACGAGGTGCGCAACTACTGGACCAACCCGGCCAACGGCATGAACGCGATCGCCGGGTCGCACGACCTGGTCCACTTCATCTCGGGCAAGGCGGTGCAGGGCGGCATCGCGTACGTCGGCTCGGTGTGCGAGCCGCTCTACTTCTTCGGCGTGTCGCAGGTCTACGGACACTTCGACCTCTCCGACCCGACGCAGGTCTGGGACGTGCTGGTGGTGACGCACGAGATCGGCCACAACCTCGGCACGCCCCATACGCACTGCTACGGCCCGCCGGTCGACGAGTGCTACAACCAGGAGCCCAACTGCTACGCCGGACCGGTCGTCTGCTCGCGCGGGACCATCATGAGCTACTGCCACCTGCAGTGCGGCGGCCTCGCGGACATCGACCTCGTCTTTGGCGCCGTGGTGAGTGCGGAGATCAAGAGCACGATCGCGGGAGCGGGCTGCCTCGTTCCCATCGGCAACTGCGGCAACGGGGTCGTCGACCCGGGAGAGCAATGCGACGACGGCAACACGGTCGCGGGCGACGGCTGCTCACCGAGCTGCCAGCGCGAGGTGTGCGGCAACCACATCCTCGACCCCGGCGAGCAGTGCGACGACGGCAACACGGTGTCGGGCGACGGGTGCTCGGCAACCTGCCAGCGCGAGCCCCGCTGTGGGGACGGCGTGCTCGACCCGGGCGAGGAGTGCGACGACGGCAACACGGTGTCGGGCGACGGGTGCTCGGCGACGTGCCAGCATGAACCGCGCTGCGGGGACGGCGTGCTCGACCCGGGCGAGGAGTGCGACGACGGCAACACGGTCGCGGGCGACGGCTGCTCGCCGACCTGCCGGCTGGAGGCCTGCAAGATCATGCGCTCCGGGCAGACGCTCTGGCTGCGCAGCCTGCTCTCGGTCCGGCACGGCGCCCCCGGGCGCGACCGGCTCTCGCTCGAAGCCGAGTTCGCCATCCCGAGCGCCGTCGCCACGCTCGACCCGTCCGCGACCGGCATGAGCCTCCTGGTCGACGACGGGACGGGCGAGGGGGAGCTCGCGCTCACCCTCCCGCCGGGCGCGCACTGGATCGCACGCCACGGCCGCTGGCTCTACCGCGATCGGGCCGGCAGCGTCGGCGGCATCCGCAGGCTCGCGATCGTCGACGACACCCGGGGCGGCGTGCCCGGGGTCGACGTGAGCGTGACCGGGCGGAAGGGCTCCTATCCGCTCTTCTTCTCGGATCTCCCGCTCGCCGTGACGGTCCTGCTGGGTGACGCGAAGGCGGGCCAGGCCGGCTCCTGCGGCCGGCGCAGCTTCGACGCCGGGTCGTGCGCCAGCCGGCGCAGCGGGACCCGCCTCGTCTGCCACTGATGCCGGCGGCGGTTTTCCGCGGCCGGAAGTTGTGCCAATCTACGCGCCCCATGAGGCTCCAGCGACAGCTCGCTCTAGTCGGCGCGCCCGTGCTCGCGCTCTGCCTCGCCGCCCCGGCGGCCGCCGGAAGCATCAGCATCTCGATCGCGCCCCTGGTCGAGCTGCGCGAGGGCGCGCTCTCGGCGCAGGTCAAGGTGAGCAATGTCGGCGACGAGAGCGCGCAATCGGTCGCCGCCGTCCTCGTCTTCGGCGAGCACCGGGTGCGGGGCGACCTCCGTCCCTCGCTCGCGCCGGGGACGTCGATGGACGCGGCGCTGACGCTGCCGGTGGGCGGCCTCGGGACCGGCCGCTGGCCGTACCAGATCGCCGTCGATTACACCGACGCTAACCAGTACCCGTTCCAGGCGGTCCACCTGGGGCTGGTCACGGTCGGCAGCCCGCCCCCGGCGAAGGTGGCGGTGTCGGAGCTCAAGGCGGACCCGCTGTCGAGTTCGGGCACGCTCAGCATCCGGGTCAAGAACCTGGCCGGCGTGGCCCGCCAGGCGTCGGTGAGCGTGGTGGCGCCGGAGGGGATCGAGGTGACGGCGCCGACGCAGGAGGTGAGACTCGCGGCGTGGGAGGAGCGCACCGTGACGGCGCCGATCGTCAACCGGACGGCGCTGGTCGGCAGCCGCTACCCGCTGTTCGCCCAGGTGCAGTACGACGAGGACGGCGTCCACCAGACCGTGGCCGGGCAGGGGATGGTCGAGATCGAGGCCGCGCAGTCGTTCCTCGAGAAGTGGCGGCTGTGGTTCGAGATCGTCGCCGGGGTCCTCGTCGCGGCGTGGCTCGGGGTCCTGCTCTGGCGGGCGATCACCTCGCAGAGCCGGCGCGCGGAGACCGGCCGGTGACCGACGGAGGCCGCCTCCGCCTGCTCGCCCGCACGCTCCTCGACCTGGCCGCAATCGCGACCGCGCTCCTCTTCCTCGGCTCCTACTTCCCGGCGGCCGTCATGCTGACGCCGACGACCACGAGCGGCGGGGACATGGGCACGCACTACTACCCCGCCTTCTACATGCGCCACGTGCTCCTGCCACACGGCCAGGTGATCGGCTGGTGCCCCGGGAACTACGCCGGCTATCCGCTCTTCCAGTTCTACTTCCCGCTGCCGTTCCTCCTGATGGCGGCGCTCTCGACCGTGATTCCCTTTGCGGTCGCCTTCAAGCTGATCACCGTGCTCGGGCTCTTCCTCCTCCCCGTGTGCGCCTACCTCTCGCTGCGCCTCTCGCGCGTGCCGTTCCCCGGACCGGCGCTTGCCGCGCTCGCCACCCTGCCCTTCATCTTCATGGAGGCGAACTCGATGTGGGGGGGCAACATCCCCTCGACCCTCGCCGGCGAGTTCGCGTTCTCGCTCGGGCTCGCGCTCGCGGTGCTCTTCATCGGCGCCCTCCGCCGGGCGATCGACGGCGGGCGGGGCAAGGTGGGGTGCGGGGTCCTGGTCGCACTGATCGGTCTCTCGCACGGGTACACCCTCCTCTGGGCGGGCTTCGCCTCGCTCGCCGAGCTCGTCTCGACGCACAAATGGTGGCGGCGAGTCGGCACGCTCGTCGCTGCGCACGGGCTCGGCGTCCTGCTGATGGGCTTCTTCCTCCTCCAGCTCTTCGGCTACGGCCCCTGGACCACCGCCTACAACCACTCCTGGCCGATCACGGGATGGCGCGAGGTCCTGCCGCCGATCCTCTGGCCGGCGGCGATCGTGACCGGCGTCACGACCCTCGTGCTGCTCGTGCTCTCGGTGGTGCGCCGGACGGCCTTCCCCCGCCCGCTCGGCACGCTCTTGTGGGCCATGGCGATCGCGCTCTTCTTCTGGGTGACGGGGCACTCCTTCCACGTGGTCGACATCCGGTTCTG
This genomic interval carries:
- a CDS encoding LLM class flavin-dependent oxidoreductase; amino-acid sequence: MQFGIFYEHQLPRPWREDSEARLIREALEQVELADRLGIDFAWEVEHHFLEEYSHSPAPEVFLAACAARTERIRLGHGIVLMPPGYNHPARVAERIAMLDLVSGGRVEFGTGESASRMELEGFGIPPTEKRAMWREAVAQVALMLSQTPYPGYDGKYFKMPPRNVVPKPVQKPHPPMWLACSSRPMIHLAAQLGLGALTFAFVDVAEAKHWVADYYDTFKRECTPIAQAVNPNIAMVTGFSCHDDPAEAERRGLEGFQFFGFALAHYYLLGGHVPGRTNVWELFRGNQIPLPGGSGGIGTPEQVRGAMHQFEEAGVDQTVFIQQGGNNRHEDICASLELFAARVMPEFKERHAARERRKAEELAPYVERALARRTPPREPGELPVVQAYGRDLVSGTGQYPTAEGR
- a CDS encoding DUF4215 domain-containing protein, which gives rise to MTLAMAPVAGAGNLLSPATPAPHSLPRGVARGRTLALSRTALADLRTRTTAVVPGFPLGGDATADLELRRFEPFAPGARVEAVDDRGVREVKLPDHVYFTGTVRGEPDSRVLLIAARDHVRGFVAAHDTVYPFGPDRRGRHRSYALRDVDPAAYPPPGNFCANDRHRDQVDSLVVNRGARAAAGLEPRVAYASAGLVQADAAIDTDHELWAKFGSDAGTLDYLASLAAASSAIDERDLSVRLRFSYIRLWPTAADPWNATLPDQQLDEVRNYWTNPANGMNAIAGSHDLVHFISGKAVQGGIAYVGSVCEPLYFFGVSQVYGHFDLSDPTQVWDVLVVTHEIGHNLGTPHTHCYGPPVDECYNQEPNCYAGPVVCSRGTIMSYCHLQCGGLADIDLVFGAVVSAEIKSTIAGAGCLVPIGNCGNGVVDPGEQCDDGNTVAGDGCSPSCQREVCGNHILDPGEQCDDGNTVSGDGCSATCQREPRCGDGVLDPGEECDDGNTVSGDGCSATCQHEPRCGDGVLDPGEECDDGNTVAGDGCSPTCRLEACKIMRSGQTLWLRSLLSVRHGAPGRDRLSLEAEFAIPSAVATLDPSATGMSLLVDDGTGEGELALTLPPGAHWIARHGRWLYRDRAGSVGGIRRLAIVDDTRGGVPGVDVSVTGRKGSYPLFFSDLPLAVTVLLGDAKAGQAGSCGRRSFDAGSCASRRSGTRLVCH